Proteins encoded by one window of Pan troglodytes isolate AG18354 chromosome 16, NHGRI_mPanTro3-v2.0_pri, whole genome shotgun sequence:
- the LOC741601 gene encoding uncharacterized protein LOC741601: MPAKSRNLRLESKLNRKVVKYKWEKQGSGAGRELVPAFPTHAGLGRRDRRRPPPAGGDVASHGLPGSGAGYSCDQREEGLRGGCGGIPHAPLFLSPLPLDASGQRPSSTYKQSRRMGLGTRAHQSPANEIPEVGDSRGSRLAQEPAVLFGLRPSISKRGLLARRLWAQPMLLSGWVASVTTTIITVTVTFTPTGLLCVKHSREPLQPTCQESAPENWVGKGQCPSESSCWRKAGKVRSFVHLKGNKLP; the protein is encoded by the coding sequence ATGCCGGCCAAATCGCGGAATTTGAGGCTGGAATCCAAGCTCAACAGGAAAGTAGTGAAATACAAATGGGAAAAACAGGGCTCTggagcagggagggagctggTGCCGGCATTTCCCACCCACGCCGGTTTGGGAAGGCGGGACCGACGCCGGCCGCCCCCTGCTGGAGGGGATGTGGCATCTCACGGGCTGCCCGGGAGCGGGGCTGGCTACTCCTGCGACCAGCGTGAAGAGGGTCTCAGGGGGGGCTGTGGGGGGATCCCCCACGCACCCTTGTTCCTCTCACCGTTACCTCTGGATGCCTCGGGGCAAAGGCCTTCCTCCACCTATAAACAGAGTCGACGCATGGGTCTTGGAACCCGGGCACACCAGTCCCCAGCTAACGAAATCCCCGAGGTGGGGGATTCGAGAGGGTCACGTTTGGCCCAGGAACCCGCAGTCCTCTTTGGTCTTCGGCCGTCTATTTCTAAGCGTGGGCTTCTGGCACGGCGGCTCTGGGCACAGCCCATGCTGCTTTCGGGCTGGGTGGCTTCAGTGACGACAACAATTATCACAGTGACGGTGACCTTCACCCCAACAGGACTGCTGTGTGTGAAGCACTCAAGAGAGCCCCTACAACCAACCTGCCAGGAGTCGGCTCCTGAAAACTGGGTCGGAAAAGGTCAGTGCCCATCAGAATCGAGCTGTTGGCGAAAAGCTGGAAAGGTCAGGAGCTTTGTCCATCTCAAGGGCAACAAACTGCCTTGA